In one window of Pseudomonas chlororaphis subsp. chlororaphis DNA:
- a CDS encoding CsiV family protein, whose translation MRLFRSLTLLLTLVAPSAFADMYQVEMILVRQNAVPAIVSRAAPEDWAAGAQRPGADSQRTPALGGVVEKLAASGDYSVLMHKAWQQALDENPVKVAVSEGQEQFGQFPIEGTLTLKLGRFTDVDAQFWVNRIDSNGLVTASERLKQESHTKNGQLNYLDNGHLALLIKITSLSAPTPREAPPEIVD comes from the coding sequence ATGCGCCTGTTTCGCTCACTGACCTTGCTTCTGACCCTGGTCGCTCCCTCGGCGTTTGCCGACATGTATCAGGTCGAAATGATTCTGGTCCGGCAGAACGCGGTTCCCGCCATCGTCAGCCGCGCCGCCCCCGAAGACTGGGCCGCCGGCGCCCAACGCCCGGGCGCCGACAGCCAGCGCACCCCGGCGCTGGGTGGCGTGGTCGAGAAACTCGCCGCCAGCGGTGACTACAGCGTGCTGATGCACAAGGCCTGGCAACAGGCGCTGGACGAAAACCCGGTGAAAGTCGCGGTCAGCGAGGGCCAGGAACAGTTCGGCCAGTTCCCGATCGAGGGCACCCTGACCCTCAAGCTCGGGCGCTTCACCGATGTGGATGCGCAGTTCTGGGTCAACCGGATCGACAGCAACGGCCTGGTGACCGCCAGCGAACGCCTGAAACAGGAAAGCCACACCAAGAACGGCCAGCTCAACTACCTCGACAACGGCCACCTGGCCCTGCTGATCAAGATCACCTCGCTGTCGGCCCCCACGCCGCGCGAGGCGCCGCCTGAAATCGTGGACTGA